The nucleotide window CGGGCGGCTCTCTGCAGGCAGACGAAGGCGCCGTCGAGGTCGGTGGCGACGACGTGCCGCCAGTCGTCGAGGGTCGTGTCGGTGAAGAGGGTGCTGGCGCCGGTCCCGGCGTTGTTGACGAACACGTCGACCCCGCCGAGCCGCCCGATGAGGTCGTCGACGACGTCGCCGCACTCGTCGAGGCGGCTCGTGTCGAGCTCGGCGAGCTCCGCCTTCACGCCGTGGGAGCGGACCTCCTGGGCCGTGACCCGCGCGCCCTCCTCATCGCCGTACCAGGCGATGCCGACGTCCATGCCGGCCGCCGCGAGGGCGACCGCGGTGGCCTTGCCGATGCCGGAGTCGGCTCCGGTGACGATGGCGCGGGTGGGTTCGAAGGTGTCGACCATGACTGTCTCCTGCTCGTCTCGCGGCGCCCCGCCTGATCGGGGCGAGGTGCGTCTCCCGTACCCGGGCGGCGCCCATCCAAACGGGGTAAGCCGGACGGACGAACCGACAGGAAGAAGCACCGCTGACACAGCGCGAGACAGCCTCCGACCGCCGAGACAGCGACGACCCGACCTTCGACAGCCCCCGCTCGGAGGCCGTCACCGAAGACCTGCAGTCGTCGTCGATCGACGAGTCGCCGGCCATCGACGCCGACACGGACGCGGAGGACGTCAAGATCCTGCCCGGCACCGGCGGCCCCGACGACGGTGGCGACATCGAGGTCGACGAGTCGGAGCTGAACCTCTCGGGCGACTCGATCCCGGGGCACCCGAAGCCGGGCGACGAGTAGTCCCGTCCCGCCGCGACGGCGGGTGGACGCAGGTGTGGGCGGGTCTTCCGAGACCCGCCCACTGCTGCATCCACCCGCCGTCGCGCTCACGCGCGCGGCGAGCCGATACGGCTACTCCTGGCCGATGCCCTTGCTGACGTCGGTCGGCGCGTCGAAGCTGTCGCCGTCGAGCTTCTGGAGGGCCTCGACGACGTCGTCCGGCGCGCCCTGCTTCTTCGCATTCTCGACGAGGTCGTCCTTCGAGACGGGGTAGTCGATTCCGCTGAGGTACTTCTGGATCTGGATGGGGTTCGGGGTGTCGCTCATCGTGATTCCTCTCTCGTGGGGTGGGCGTCGGCGCTCCCGCGGTCTCCGCCCTCGTCGAAGGCGACCACGTCGATCGCCTCCACGTCTCTGTCCGGGATCGTGGTCGGCGCCTCGAGGTGCACCGCTCCAGACGGCAGGATCCCGGCCCCGCCGTACCGCTCCATGACGCGCCACTGCGCCGCGACGTCCTCGCCCGCGTGCTGCGGCGGGAGGCCGGCCCAGAAGTCGAATCCGCCGGTGGCGACGAGCGCCTGCCTGTCGTAGAGGACGCAGCCGCCCACCCAGGCGATCCGGTAGGGGAGGTAGTCGTCGCGGCCGACCGGGTGCTCGGTCGCCTCGTGGACGAGGTTCGCCGCGTTGTGGAGGCGCCAGCGCTCGAAGGCGCCGGTATCGCGGCGGATCCGCTCGGGCTCGACGCCCGTGCTCCACGGCTCGAACGAGCTCCGCTCGTGCGGACGGACGTCGTCGAGGTACGACAGGCCCTGCACCGCCGACCCGACGAGGCCGCAGCCGAGCTCGTGGAGGGCCCGCTCCATGCGGCCGAGGAGCCCGGGCTCGAGCCAGACGTCGTCGTCGAGGAAGAGCACCGACGGCGCGCTCGCCTGGTCGAGGAGGAACTGCCGGCCCTGCGCTTCCAGGACCCGCGCCATCGAGGCGACGGCGGGGGCGTCGAAGTCGGGGGCGCCGGTCGACTGGTCGCTCACGATCACCCGGAACCGCGGGTCGTCCTGCGCCGCGAGCCCGGCGAGGGTGACGGCGAGCTCGGCCGGACGGTCGGCCGTCGGCACGAGGACGTCGACGGCGATCGGGCCGGGCTCCTGGCCGCGACCCCAGTCGCCCGACCAGCGCCTCGACGGGCTGCCGGTGAGCGTCACGGGAGCGCCTCCGCGGCGTCGTCCTGCTCCTGGGCGTCGGCCGAGGTCGACGCCAGGGACGAGCGGATCCGGTCGACGACGAGGGTCGTCGAGTGGTCCTTCACGTAGTCCAGGATCGCGACGTGCCCGCCGATCCTGCGCACCGCCTCGGTCTCGTCCATCATCTCGGGCACGTAGTCGCCGCCCTTCGCGTACACGTCGGGGCGGAGGCGCTCGATGATGGCGACGGCCGTGTCGGCGCCGAAGGCGGTCACGTAGTCGACGCAGCTCAGCGCGGACACCACGCCGACGCGATCCTGGACCGGGTTGATCGGCCGCGTCGGACCCTTCAGCCGCCGGGTGGAGGCGTCGTCGTTGACCGCGACGACCAGGACGTCGCCGAGGGCCCGCGCCTCGGCGAGCGAGGTGGTGTGGCCGCGGTGGAGAACGTCGAAGCAGCCGTTCGTCAGCACGATGCGCTTGCCGCGCGCCCGCTCCTCGTCGAGGCGGCGGACGAGCTCGTCGAGGTCCCAGGCGGCGTCCTCGCGCTCGTGCAGGGCGTCGATCACGTCGGCGGTGGAGCAGACCGACGTGCCGAAGCGCCGGACGACCACGTCGGCGGCGAGCTGCGCCAGGTCGAGGCTGGTCTCGAGGGCGAAGCCGGAGGCCCGCGCGACGGTGAGGCCCGCGACGAAGGAGTCTCCGGCACCGGAGGCGTTGCTCTCGCGGCCGGGGCGTGCCCAGGTGCGGTGCGAAATGACGGGCTCGCGGTCGGGGCCGGGCTCGCCTGGATCCGTCTCACGGGCGCCCGCCTCACCGGCGCCCGCCTCGGTCGAGGTCAGGAGCACGCTGCCGGTGCGGTCGAGGGTCACCACGACCGCGGCGGCGCCGCTCGCCTCGGCGAGGGCTCCGGCGTGCGCCTGCACCCAGGCGACGCGGTCCTCGTCCGCTCCGGCGGGCGACGGGCCGGCACTGCCGACGAGTGCTGCCGCCTCGCGCGCGTTCGGGGTGATGAGGTCGGGGCGCAGGATCCGCCACGGGGCCAGGTCGTGCGCGTCGACGACGACGAGAGGCGGTCGCCCTCCGGCGCTCGCCAGAGCCTCGCGGAGGTGCGCGAGGAAGCTGCCGCCGTAGTCGCAGACGACCTCGGCGGCGGCGCCGCGGCGGGCTTCGAGGGCGGCCGCGAGCAGCGCGTCGAGGTCGTCGCTCCCGAGGGAGTCCTCGCCGACGTCGTCCAGGCGCATGAGCACCTGCTCATCGACGACGACGCGCGTCTTCGTGGTCGTGGTCCGGCCCGGCAGCAGGAGGACCCCGGCGGTGTCCACTCCCGCATCCGCGAGGAGAGCGACGAGGGCCCGGCCATCGACGTCGTCGCCGACCCAGCCGGTCAGCCGGACGCGCGCCCCGAGGGCCGCGAGGTTCACGGCCGTGTTCGCCGCGCCGCCCGCCGAGCGGACCCGGTCGCTGATGTCGACGGCCGGCACCGGCGCCTCGCGCGTGATGCGCTCAGCTGCGCCGGACCACCAGCCGTCGAGGAGCAGGTCGCCGACGACGCTCACGACGGGCGCGCGCTCGGCGATCGCCTCGAGGTCGTCGCGGTTCAGCCTGGTCACCACGTCACGAGACCGCCTTCCGCAGCACCGGCACGCCCTGGTGGACGACCTTCGTGAGCGACATCTCGTCGAGGAGCTCGGGTCCGTAGCCGAAGCCGGAGCCGCTGTCCTTCCGGGGCTGGGCCGCGCCGCCCGGTGCCCCGCCGAACGCGGCGTTGATCTTGACCGTCCCGACCGGGAGGTCGCGCGCGGCGCGGTTGGCGTGGACGAGCGAGCCGGTGAGGACCGTGGCCGCGAGGCCGTAGCGGTCGTTGACCGCCGCCTCGATCGCAGCGTCGAAGCTATCCACCACCGAGACGGGAGCGACCGGTCCGAAGGTCTCCTCGGTCATGATCTCCATCGAGGGCCTGCACCCGGTGAGGACGGTGGCCGGGTACCAGGATCCTGCGCCGTCCGGCACCTGACCGCCGACGAGGGCCGTCGCACCGGCGTCGAGGGCCGCGCGCACCTGGGCGTCGACCTCGTCCCGGAGGCGGCGGTCGACCAGGGGGCCGAGGCGGCCGGCGTCGTTCCAGCGCTTCGTCTCGGCGACGAGCGCGTCGAGGAACTCGTCGGCGATGTCGCGGTGCACGAAGATGCGCTCGACCGAGGTGCAGATCTGGCCCGCGTTCGCGAACGAGCCGAGAGCGGCCTGCTCGGCGGCCCAGACAGGATCGACGTCGGCGTCGACGATGAGGGCGTCGTTGCCCCCGTTCTCGCGGACGACGTGGGCGCCGGTCAGGGCCGCGACCCGGGCGATCTTGCGCCCGGTCACTGACGAGCCGACGTGCGCGACGACGTCGACGCCGTCCTGCTCGGTCAGGAGCGAGCCCACCTGGCCGCCACCCGAGACGGTCTGGAACACGCCCGAGGGCAGTGCCGCCTCGAGGAGCTCGCCGAAGCGGACCCCGAGGTGCGGGCAGCGCTCGCTCGGCTTGTGGACGACCGTGTTGCCCATGACGAGGGCGGCGCCGATCAGGCCGCAGGCGACCGCGACCGGGTCGTTCCACGGGGTGACGACGGCGACGACGCCGTAGGGCTCCGGGGTCGTCCAGTCGGCAGCGTCGCGATTGCCGAGGAGGGACGTGCCGCGGTGGACCGGCCCGAGCTCCGCGTACTGGCGGAGGGTCGAGGCCCCGGCCATCACTCCGCCGAGGGAGTCGCCGAGGAGCTTGCCCGTCTCGCGCTCGTTGAGCGCCGCCAGCTCGTCCGCCGCTCCCACGAGCGCGTCCGCGAGGCGGTGCAGCGCCGTGCCCCGCTCCGCCGGAGCCGTGGCCGACCAGCCGGGGAACGCCTGCCGGGCCCGGTCGACCGCGTAGCCGACCTCGTCGCGATCGGCCTCGTCCACACTGCCGACGATCTCACCGGACCTCGGGTCGACGATGGTGATCGAACCGGTGTCGCCGGTGTGGCCAGGCCGAGCCTGGGGGACGAGTGTCGTCATGATCCTCCTTCGATGCCCGTGGCATCCTGACCTCCCTCTACCCACGAGACCGGAGGCTCACACCTGCCGATCCGGGTTTGGCGGAGCCGACCCCGGGGAACAGGAGGAGCAGCAGACCAGAGAGGACGCCCATGGCGCTGAGCATCGCGATCGACCACCAGAGAGTGCCCGGGCTCCCCGAGCCGCACGAGCCGTTCGAGGGCGTGCAGCGCATCGCCGTCCTCCGCGGCGGCGGCCTCGGCGACCTCGTCTTCGCGCTCCCCGCGATCGCAGCCCTCCGCGCCGCGTACCCGGACGCCGAGGTCACGCTCCTCGGCTCGCCGTCGCACCGCGCCCTGCTCGCCGGCCGCGGCCTGGTCGACGACGTCGTCGACCTGCCCGCCGTCCCCGGCGTCGGGAGCCCGACCGCCGAGCCCGCCGACGACGACACCGTCGAGCGGTTCTTCGCCGGGCAGCGGGCCCGCGGGTACGACCTCGCCGTGCAGGTCCACGGCGGCGGCCGGAACTCGAACCCGTTCCTCCTCCGGCTCGGCGCCCGCCACACGGTCGGCACGCGCACCCCGGACGCCGTCGACCTCGAGCGCTCGATGCCGTACGTCTACTACCAGCACGAGGTGCTCCGCGCCCTCGAGGTCGTCGCGCTCGCCGGAGCCGTCGCGGCCTCGGGCGGGCCGCTCCTGTCGCCGTCCGACGACGAGCGGGCCGCAGCGCTGTCCGTCCTTCCCGCAGCCGGCGACGGCTCGCCGCTCGTCGTCGTCCACCCCGGAGCCTCCGACCCCAGGCGCCGCTGGCCCGCGTCGAGGTTCGCCGAGACCGTGGCGGCACTCGCGGCCGACGGGTGCCGCGTGGCCGTGGTCGGCGGCGAGGAGGATCGCGCCGACGCCGAGCGGATCGTCGAGCAAGCCCGGGAGCGGATCGCAGGATCCCGCGTGGCCGACCCGGAGGCGATCGTCGCGCTCGCGGGCGAGGTGGGTCTGACCGTCCTGCTCGGCGTCCTCGAGAGCGCCGACGTGGTCATCGGCAACGACTCCGGCCCGCGCCACCTCGCCGAGGCCGTCGGCGCCCGCACCAGCTCGGTGTTCTGGTACGGCAACGTCATCAATGCCGCCCCGCTCGGCCGCACCGACCACCGCGTGGCGATCGCGCACCGCACCACCTGCCCGGTCTGCGGCGTCGACATCAGCCAGGTCGGCTGGACCGCCGAGCGCTGCCAGCACGACGACTCGGTCGTCGCCGACGTGACGGTCGACGAGGTGCTGGCGAACACGCGCGAGCTGCTGGGCCGGGCCGACGCAGCGGGGCCGGCGCCGTCAGCCTGAGCTGACCACGCCGGCCCCTCCGGGCGGAGTGCCGATCAGGGCCAGGAGTCCTCTTCGGGGTGCGTCACGACGAGCTCGCGGATCTCGCTGGTCGGCGGCATGGTCAGGGCGAAGACGACGGCGCGGGCGACGTCGGCCGGATCCTGCAGTCGGGAGTCGTCCTTCGGCTTGTACTGCTCGTCGCGCTCGTCGAAGAAGCGGGTCTTCATGCCCGAGGGGATGAGGGTCGTCACGCGGACGACGCCCTTCAGCTCGGCCGCGAGCGAGCGGGTGAAGCCGACGACGCCGAACTTCGACGCGCAGTAGGCCGTGGCGTCGCCGACGGCCTTGATGCCGAGCGACGAGGCGACGGTGACGACCTTGCCGTGCGACTCCTTGAGGTGCGGGAGCGCGGCGCGGACCGTCGACACGGTGCCGAAGAGGTTGACGCCGACGATGTGCTCCCACTGGTCGGTGGTCAGGCCGTCGAGCGGTGCCGGCTTGTCGATGCCGGCGGCGGTCACGACCGCGTCGAGCCCGCCTGCGGCCTCTGCCGCCGCCGCCACCGCGCGGTCGACGGCGCCCGAGTCGCTCACGTCGACCTGGTAGGCGTCGTCCGATCCGAGCGACGACACGTCGAGGTCGAGGACGATCGCTCGGCCGCCCGCCTCGGTGACCGCGATCGCGATCGCGCGTCCGAGGCCGGAGGCGCCTCCGGTGATGAGCACGCGACCGGGGGAGGTCGGGGTGCGCTCTGCTGGAGAGTCGGTCATGGGTTTCCTTTCGGTGGTCAACCGACCTTGGCGAGAGCCGAGGCCAGGTGGGTGGTGGATCGTCCGGGATGGAACGGGACGGTCACGGTGCGTCCGCCCCAGGACGCGACGAGGGACGCCTCGGGGAGGGAGGCGGCGTCGTAGTCGCCGCCCTTCACCCAGACGTCGGGGCGGATCCGGTCGAGGATGGCGTGCGGGGTGTCTTCCCCGAAGACGGCGACCCCGTCGACGCACTCGAGGGCGCCGAGGAGGTCGACGCGGTCCTCCTCGCGCATGATCGGTCGCTCCGGCCCCTTGAGCCGGGTGACCGACTCGTCGGAGTTGACCACGACGATCAGGCAGTCGCCGAGCTCGCGCGCGGCGGCGAGCGTCTTGGCGTGGCCGGCGTGCAGGAGGTCGAAGCAGCCGCCGGTGGCGACCACGCGGCCGCCGCGCGCCCGGACGGCCTCGGCCACCGCGAACGCGTCCGGGATCCGGAGCGGCACGGGAGGCCGGGCCGGCTCGGAGCCGTCGACGAGCGACGACCAGGGGAGCGAGCCGACGCCTCCCGCGGCCAGGAAGGTCGCGGCATCCTGCGTGCCCCGCTCGAGAGCGGCCGCCGCGTCGGCGCCAGCGGCGAACGCGATCGCGACGGAGGCGGCGAGGCGGTCGCCGGCGCCGCACGGGTCGGCTGCCTCGACGGCGGTGACGGCCAGCTGCTTCTCGACGCCGTCGCCGGTCGCGAGGACGGCGCCCCGCGAGCCCTGGGTGACGGCGACGCTGCGGGCGTTCCAGAGCGTCCGGAGCGTGGCGGCGGCCCCCTCGGCGGAGCCGGCGAAGCGCTGTGCCTCCGAGTCGTTCGGGGTGACCATCCAGCAGCCGTCGACCGGGGTCTCGCCGCGGGGGTGAGGGTCCCAGATCACCGGCGACTCGACGGCCTTCGCAGCCAGGGTCTCGCGGAGGGCCTCGTTGCGCAGAAGGCCGCGGCCGTAGTCGGCCACGATGACGGCGTCGGCGCGCAGGATCGCGGCCAGCATCTCGGGCGTGACGCTCGGCCGCGACGGAGTGCCGCAGTTCTCGTCCACCCGGACCACGGCGTGCGACCCGGCGCGCACCCGCGTCTTCACCGGGGTGCCCTGGTTGAGGCGCCCTGCGACGACGGCCAGGGGGCCGAGGGTGGCGCGGAGCTCGGCTGCGGGGTCGTCGTCGGCGAGAGCGGTCACGAGGGTGACCTCCTCGCCGTCCATCGCGAGGAACGCGGCCACGAGTCCGGCGCCTCCCGGCCGGACCGACCGCCCCTCGACGTCGACGACGGGGACGGGCGCGTCCGGGCTGAGCCGCGTCGCGCTGCCGGACAGGTCGACGTCGAGCAGCACGTCTCCGACGACGGCGATCACAGGGCGCCGCCCGAGGCCTCGGGGGAGGTGGCGGAGGAGCCCGCGTGCCCGGGAGCACGCCGGTCGGGGCCCTCGATGCAGCGCCGCTCGATCTCCTCGTCGAACACCAGGCAGAGCGAGTGCACGGCGACCAGCTGGCCCTCCTGCACGTTCGACGACGCGCCCGGCAGGGCGATGACGTCGTCGACCAGGGAGGCGAGCGGGTTCGGCGTCGGGCCGGTCAGCGCCCAGGTCGTCATGCCGATCGAGGACGCGGCCTTCGCCGCCTCGAGGAGGTTTCCGCTGGCGCCGGAGGTCGATAGGAGCAGCAGGACGTCACCCGCCCGCCCGTGTGCCAGGACCTGCCGCGCGAAGACCTGGTCGAAGCCGTAGTCGTTGCCGATCGCGGTCACGGCGCTCGTCTCCGAGTGGAGGGCGACGGCCGAGAAGGCAGGGCGATCGGCCTGGAAGCGTCCGACGAACTCGCTGGTGAGGTGTTGCGCCTCGGCGGCGGAGCCCCCGTTGCCCGCGGCGAGCAGGCGGTGGCCGGCCGAGAGGCGGTCGGCCAGCGTCTCCGCCCAGGAGCGGAGGCGGCCGGCCTGCGCGTCGAGGGCCTGGAGCACCGCGCCGAGCGACGCGATGTGCTCGCTGATGGTGCCGGTCGAGGGCTCCGTCGCGGCCTGCGTCGTCGTCCTGGTGCCGGCGGCGGTCTGCGTGATCGTCATCGGACCGATCCCTTGGCTCGGGTGGGAGCGCCCTGACTGGCGCTCACCGCGTTCGTGTAGAGAGAGGCGGTCCGCGAGGCGATGCGGTCCCAGGAGTAGCGCGAGCGGGCCCGCGATGCGCCGGCGCGGCCGAACGCCGCACCGGTGTCGGGGGAGTCCAGGATGCCCG belongs to Frondihabitans peucedani and includes:
- a CDS encoding DUF2795 domain-containing protein — its product is MSDTPNPIQIQKYLSGIDYPVSKDDLVENAKKQGAPDDVVEALQKLDGDSFDAPTDVSKGIGQE
- a CDS encoding glycosyltransferase family 2 protein; protein product: MTLTGSPSRRWSGDWGRGQEPGPIAVDVLVPTADRPAELAVTLAGLAAQDDPRFRVIVSDQSTGAPDFDAPAVASMARVLEAQGRQFLLDQASAPSVLFLDDDVWLEPGLLGRMERALHELGCGLVGSAVQGLSYLDDVRPHERSSFEPWSTGVEPERIRRDTGAFERWRLHNAANLVHEATEHPVGRDDYLPYRIAWVGGCVLYDRQALVATGGFDFWAGLPPQHAGEDVAAQWRVMERYGGAGILPSGAVHLEAPTTIPDRDVEAIDVVAFDEGGDRGSADAHPTREESR
- a CDS encoding PfkB family carbohydrate kinase; translated protein: MTRLNRDDLEAIAERAPVVSVVGDLLLDGWWSGAAERITREAPVPAVDISDRVRSAGGAANTAVNLAALGARVRLTGWVGDDVDGRALVALLADAGVDTAGVLLLPGRTTTTKTRVVVDEQVLMRLDDVGEDSLGSDDLDALLAAALEARRGAAAEVVCDYGGSFLAHLREALASAGGRPPLVVVDAHDLAPWRILRPDLITPNAREAAALVGSAGPSPAGADEDRVAWVQAHAGALAEASGAAAVVVTLDRTGSVLLTSTEAGAGEAGARETDPGEPGPDREPVISHRTWARPGRESNASGAGDSFVAGLTVARASGFALETSLDLAQLAADVVVRRFGTSVCSTADVIDALHEREDAAWDLDELVRRLDEERARGKRIVLTNGCFDVLHRGHTTSLAEARALGDVLVVAVNDDASTRRLKGPTRPINPVQDRVGVVSALSCVDYVTAFGADTAVAIIERLRPDVYAKGGDYVPEMMDETEAVRRIGGHVAILDYVKDHSTTLVVDRIRSSLASTSADAQEQDDAAEALP
- a CDS encoding aldehyde dehydrogenase family protein: MTTLVPQARPGHTGDTGSITIVDPRSGEIVGSVDEADRDEVGYAVDRARQAFPGWSATAPAERGTALHRLADALVGAADELAALNERETGKLLGDSLGGVMAGASTLRQYAELGPVHRGTSLLGNRDAADWTTPEPYGVVAVVTPWNDPVAVACGLIGAALVMGNTVVHKPSERCPHLGVRFGELLEAALPSGVFQTVSGGGQVGSLLTEQDGVDVVAHVGSSVTGRKIARVAALTGAHVVRENGGNDALIVDADVDPVWAAEQAALGSFANAGQICTSVERIFVHRDIADEFLDALVAETKRWNDAGRLGPLVDRRLRDEVDAQVRAALDAGATALVGGQVPDGAGSWYPATVLTGCRPSMEIMTEETFGPVAPVSVVDSFDAAIEAAVNDRYGLAATVLTGSLVHANRAARDLPVGTVKINAAFGGAPGGAAQPRKDSGSGFGYGPELLDEMSLTKVVHQGVPVLRKAVS
- a CDS encoding glycosyltransferase family 9 protein; this translates as MALSIAIDHQRVPGLPEPHEPFEGVQRIAVLRGGGLGDLVFALPAIAALRAAYPDAEVTLLGSPSHRALLAGRGLVDDVVDLPAVPGVGSPTAEPADDDTVERFFAGQRARGYDLAVQVHGGGRNSNPFLLRLGARHTVGTRTPDAVDLERSMPYVYYQHEVLRALEVVALAGAVAASGGPLLSPSDDERAAALSVLPAAGDGSPLVVVHPGASDPRRRWPASRFAETVAALAADGCRVAVVGGEEDRADAERIVEQARERIAGSRVADPEAIVALAGEVGLTVLLGVLESADVVIGNDSGPRHLAEAVGARTSSVFWYGNVINAAPLGRTDHRVAIAHRTTCPVCGVDISQVGWTAERCQHDDSVVADVTVDEVLANTRELLGRADAAGPAPSA
- a CDS encoding SDR family oxidoreductase, yielding MTDSPAERTPTSPGRVLITGGASGLGRAIAIAVTEAGGRAIVLDLDVSSLGSDDAYQVDVSDSGAVDRAVAAAAEAAGGLDAVVTAAGIDKPAPLDGLTTDQWEHIVGVNLFGTVSTVRAALPHLKESHGKVVTVASSLGIKAVGDATAYCASKFGVVGFTRSLAAELKGVVRVTTLIPSGMKTRFFDERDEQYKPKDDSRLQDPADVARAVVFALTMPPTSEIRELVVTHPEEDSWP
- a CDS encoding PfkB family carbohydrate kinase produces the protein MIAVVGDVLLDVDLSGSATRLSPDAPVPVVDVEGRSVRPGGAGLVAAFLAMDGEEVTLVTALADDDPAAELRATLGPLAVVAGRLNQGTPVKTRVRAGSHAVVRVDENCGTPSRPSVTPEMLAAILRADAVIVADYGRGLLRNEALRETLAAKAVESPVIWDPHPRGETPVDGCWMVTPNDSEAQRFAGSAEGAAATLRTLWNARSVAVTQGSRGAVLATGDGVEKQLAVTAVEAADPCGAGDRLAASVAIAFAAGADAAAALERGTQDAATFLAAGGVGSLPWSSLVDGSEPARPPVPLRIPDAFAVAEAVRARGGRVVATGGCFDLLHAGHAKTLAAARELGDCLIVVVNSDESVTRLKGPERPIMREEDRVDLLGALECVDGVAVFGEDTPHAILDRIRPDVWVKGGDYDAASLPEASLVASWGGRTVTVPFHPGRSTTHLASALAKVG
- a CDS encoding SIS domain-containing protein; its protein translation is MTITQTAAGTRTTTQAATEPSTGTISEHIASLGAVLQALDAQAGRLRSWAETLADRLSAGHRLLAAGNGGSAAEAQHLTSEFVGRFQADRPAFSAVALHSETSAVTAIGNDYGFDQVFARQVLAHGRAGDVLLLLSTSGASGNLLEAAKAASSIGMTTWALTGPTPNPLASLVDDVIALPGASSNVQEGQLVAVHSLCLVFDEEIERRCIEGPDRRAPGHAGSSATSPEASGGAL